One Cryobacterium psychrophilum DNA segment encodes these proteins:
- the moaA gene encoding GTP 3',8-cyclase MoaA has product MSDIPLQGEAATGSLTDPRDRPLQDLRLSVTDRCNFRCVYCMPKEVFGKDFAFMERDELMTFEEMTRLARISIAHGVEKIRLTGGEPLLRRGLEELVGMLAALRTPDGREIDIALTTNGSALATKAQALKDAGLKRVTVSLDSLDDATFRAMNDVKFPVAKVLDGIDAAHEVGLGPIKINMVMQRGKNDQDIVAMARHFKGTPYILRFIEFMDVGTSNGWEMGAVVPSAEVVARIHAELPLEEVAPNYDGETSRRWRYRDGGGEIGVISSVTQSFCHSCSRARVSTDGKLFTCLFATDGHDLRALMRNGCTDEQLSTVMAHIWRERTDRYSELRSSKTRELRASGKKKIEMSYIGG; this is encoded by the coding sequence GTGTCGGACATTCCTCTGCAGGGCGAGGCCGCCACCGGTTCGCTCACCGACCCTCGCGATCGACCGCTCCAGGACCTGCGTCTCTCGGTGACCGACCGGTGCAATTTTCGCTGCGTCTACTGCATGCCCAAGGAGGTCTTCGGCAAGGATTTTGCGTTCATGGAGCGCGATGAGCTCATGACCTTTGAGGAGATGACACGTCTCGCGCGCATCTCCATTGCCCACGGCGTGGAGAAGATTCGTCTCACGGGCGGCGAGCCGCTGTTGCGCCGCGGCCTCGAAGAACTCGTGGGGATGCTTGCAGCGTTGCGCACCCCCGACGGCCGTGAGATCGACATCGCCCTCACCACGAACGGTTCGGCCCTCGCGACCAAGGCGCAGGCACTGAAGGACGCCGGTCTCAAGCGAGTGACCGTGTCGCTCGATTCGCTCGACGACGCGACGTTCCGGGCCATGAACGACGTGAAGTTTCCCGTCGCGAAGGTGCTGGACGGCATCGACGCAGCCCACGAGGTGGGCCTGGGACCGATCAAGATCAACATGGTCATGCAACGTGGCAAGAACGACCAGGACATTGTGGCCATGGCCCGACACTTCAAGGGAACCCCCTACATCCTGCGCTTCATTGAGTTCATGGACGTGGGCACGAGCAACGGATGGGAAATGGGCGCCGTGGTGCCCTCCGCCGAGGTCGTGGCCCGCATCCACGCCGAGCTTCCCCTCGAGGAGGTCGCCCCGAACTATGACGGCGAAACCAGTCGACGCTGGCGCTATCGGGACGGCGGCGGCGAGATCGGGGTGATTTCGAGTGTCACCCAGTCTTTCTGCCACTCGTGCTCGCGCGCGCGGGTCTCCACCGACGGCAAGCTTTTCACGTGCCTGTTCGCCACCGACGGCCACGACCTCCGTGCGCTCATGCGCAATGGGTGCACCGATGAGCAGCTCTCCACCGTGATGGCGCACATCTGGCGCGAACGCACGGACCGGTACTCCGAGCTGCGCAGTTCCAAGACCCGCGAGCTACGGGCATCCGGTAAGAAGAAAATTGAAATGTCATACATTGGCGGTTGA
- a CDS encoding glycerate kinase, which produces MTDPASPKPLTIVIAPDSFKGSLTAAEAAAAMAFGVRDVVGTAAHIVLCPMADGGEGTLDAIAAVWGVEPRSLTTVNALRRTCTARYGLSADARTGVIEAAESNGLPLMTDVPSEPQRADTFGVGLLARELLDQNVDEILLCIGGSASTDGGTGLLTALGVRFRGATGEQVAPGGAGLSAITSIDVSQLHPRAREVRWRVAVDVNNPLCGPRGAAAVFGPQKGAQPGDVEALDAGLANLAAVVLGATGEDMRDRPGAGAAGGMPATLVPLLAAEMVPGSILVADAVGLPAALAAADLVLTGEGSFDSQSLGGKVVVAVADLAPEGCPVIVVAGRVALSATETRASRITAAFSIAGGPATLDDLQRQAGERVRETTAQAVALFHRAKPVCGL; this is translated from the coding sequence ATGACCGACCCTGCGTCACCGAAGCCACTCACCATCGTGATCGCCCCCGATTCGTTCAAAGGGAGCCTGACCGCTGCCGAGGCCGCCGCCGCCATGGCCTTCGGGGTGCGTGACGTCGTCGGTACCGCGGCGCACATCGTGCTCTGCCCCATGGCCGATGGTGGCGAGGGAACCCTCGACGCCATTGCCGCCGTGTGGGGCGTCGAACCCCGAAGCCTGACCACCGTCAACGCGCTCCGCCGCACCTGCACGGCCCGCTACGGGCTGTCCGCCGATGCTCGCACGGGCGTGATAGAAGCCGCGGAGTCCAACGGCCTTCCCCTCATGACCGATGTGCCCTCTGAACCGCAACGCGCCGACACCTTCGGGGTCGGCCTTCTGGCCCGTGAGCTGCTCGACCAGAACGTCGACGAGATCCTGCTGTGCATCGGTGGCTCCGCGAGTACCGACGGGGGAACCGGTCTGCTCACCGCGCTCGGTGTGCGGTTCCGGGGCGCGACGGGGGAGCAGGTCGCTCCGGGCGGGGCCGGACTCTCGGCCATCACGTCGATCGATGTCTCCCAGCTGCACCCGCGCGCCCGCGAGGTGCGCTGGCGCGTGGCCGTCGACGTGAACAATCCGCTGTGCGGTCCCCGCGGGGCCGCGGCGGTCTTCGGTCCTCAAAAGGGAGCACAGCCGGGTGATGTTGAGGCGCTCGATGCGGGTCTGGCCAACCTGGCCGCTGTCGTGCTCGGCGCAACCGGCGAAGACATGCGCGACCGCCCGGGCGCGGGCGCGGCCGGGGGCATGCCCGCCACCCTCGTGCCGCTGCTCGCGGCCGAGATGGTGCCCGGATCAATCCTTGTGGCGGATGCCGTGGGTCTGCCGGCGGCCCTGGCCGCCGCCGACCTTGTGCTCACCGGCGAGGGTAGTTTCGACAGCCAGTCCCTCGGCGGCAAGGTCGTCGTCGCTGTCGCCGACCTGGCCCCGGAGGGCTGCCCGGTGATCGTCGTCGCCGGCCGCGTAGCGCTGTCCGCCACGGAGACCCGGGCATCCCGCATCACGGCTGCTTTCTCGATAGCGGGCGGTCCGGCGACACTCGACGACTTGCAGCGGCAGGCGGGCGAACGCGTGCGGGAGACCACGGCGCAGGCTGTCGCCCTCTTTCACCGCGCCAAGCCCGTATGCGGCCTGTGA
- a CDS encoding DNA polymerase III subunit alpha, which yields MAFSHLHVASAYSTHYGVTLPETLVEQASEQGATFLALTDRDGLYGAVKHVRACVAAGIRPGLGAELAVHDDDHRSLGRVIVLAHGNNKGQGYAALCRAISAAHDNTVAPVAATAAPTTDLPTRAMVQARARASHVPSISRDRLADLAALRSLTVLLGPTSDVGVSIQQRNSLEAQARLADWLRVMPEHSVQLEIVCHLAEPGSAGSVAPATRMLSLSEHSGVPAVLSNAVRYATADEAVTADLADAARTLTPLADLQTLQTNGQAWLKPIGAMRQVARMVVDAGLHDDGALERLFHTTDRLAEHCSLDPDTDIGLGRPRMPEARIIGVTGDPVAELWRRAQHGIDDLYASVGGTTRADAHAQLAHEMKTVEHLGFASYFLTVARVADLIRGMGIRIQARGSGVGSVLNYALRTSSVEPLSNGLLFERFLSPERQTLPDIDLDVESARRHDIYRKIFETFGNDRVSLMSMTNAYRGRGAVRDAGLALGMPDDQIASIAKQMWRFNARDFRRALEEKPELEALAAEVRQSQQLDLLVDLTARLDRLPRHISVHPCGVILSDASLLDRTPVQASGMGLPMSQFDKHDMDPMGLIKLDILGVRMQSAMKHAVEEHRRLTGESIDLDRVPLDDPKTYELIRSTRTLGIFQIESPGQMELVGKLQPEVFNDLTVEISLFRPGPMKNNMPLTYLQARHGEVAPDYMHPRFRPILEETRGVVIFHEQVMRLFDELTGCGLGKADVFRRHLGKPEQLPQIEAFVRERALLRGFPPTVIDRVWTVLAGFGSFGFAKAHGAAFALPTYQSAWLKTHHPAEFLAGLLTHDPGMWPKDLIVAEARTLGVPVLGLDVQRSALDYRVEELADGTQGIRLALPELTGSTETERARIMRHQPFSSLQDFRDRVRPRRRTFEALARVGALDCFIGYDRTRRHELLAHIQSLRGTAVAITAEQLAFDVELPVHAYAGDGVGAVTSLELRGRTQTDLELLDLNLAISDHQMTRFHSLFTELGVTLASELGNLPGGTEVLLAGVRRATNTPPMRGGRRVVFISLDDGSGPVSNVVFFHDAQERIGAHVFQTKYMLVRGKTRRSGAKGVSVTGDNLWDLFDVAREVRERRQRERAAQQLATLAAPEADRLAAHQAAEHLNDASGNRFPDGRRHLRSARRA from the coding sequence ATGGCCTTCTCACACCTTCACGTTGCGAGTGCATATTCCACTCATTACGGGGTCACCCTTCCGGAAACCCTCGTCGAACAGGCGAGTGAACAGGGCGCCACATTTCTCGCCCTCACCGACCGTGACGGTCTTTACGGCGCCGTCAAACACGTGCGGGCGTGCGTGGCCGCGGGCATCCGTCCGGGGCTCGGTGCCGAGCTGGCCGTGCACGACGACGACCATCGTTCCCTCGGCAGAGTCATCGTGCTCGCGCACGGCAACAACAAGGGACAGGGGTATGCCGCGCTCTGCCGCGCCATTTCGGCCGCCCACGACAATACGGTTGCTCCGGTGGCCGCGACAGCTGCACCGACCACCGACCTGCCGACACGGGCGATGGTCCAGGCGAGGGCACGAGCCAGCCACGTCCCGAGCATCTCCCGCGACCGCCTCGCCGACCTCGCGGCGCTGCGGTCCCTCACCGTTCTGCTCGGCCCCACCTCCGACGTTGGCGTGTCCATCCAGCAACGCAACAGTCTGGAGGCCCAGGCTCGCCTCGCCGACTGGCTCCGGGTGATGCCAGAACACTCCGTGCAACTCGAAATCGTCTGCCACCTCGCTGAGCCCGGTAGCGCGGGCAGCGTCGCCCCCGCCACGCGGATGCTGTCCCTCTCCGAACATTCCGGCGTTCCTGCGGTGCTCTCCAATGCCGTGCGCTACGCAACCGCAGACGAAGCGGTCACCGCAGACCTCGCCGACGCCGCCCGCACACTCACCCCGCTCGCCGATCTGCAGACCTTGCAGACCAATGGGCAGGCCTGGCTCAAACCGATCGGAGCCATGCGACAGGTCGCGCGCATGGTCGTTGATGCCGGCCTGCACGACGATGGCGCACTCGAACGGTTGTTCCACACTACCGACCGGCTCGCCGAGCACTGCAGCCTCGACCCCGACACCGATATTGGCCTCGGTCGCCCCCGCATGCCAGAGGCCCGAATCATCGGCGTCACCGGCGATCCGGTCGCCGAGTTGTGGCGCCGGGCACAGCACGGCATCGACGACCTGTACGCCTCGGTCGGGGGCACCACTCGCGCCGACGCGCACGCCCAACTCGCCCATGAGATGAAAACGGTCGAGCATCTGGGGTTTGCCAGCTATTTCCTCACCGTGGCCCGGGTCGCTGACCTCATTCGCGGTATGGGAATCCGTATCCAGGCCCGAGGGTCGGGGGTGGGGTCCGTGCTCAACTACGCGCTGCGCACATCCTCCGTTGAACCCCTCTCAAACGGCCTGCTGTTCGAACGGTTCCTCTCCCCCGAACGGCAGACCCTGCCCGATATCGACCTCGACGTGGAGTCGGCCAGGCGCCACGACATCTATCGGAAAATTTTCGAGACCTTCGGGAACGATCGTGTCTCGTTGATGTCGATGACAAATGCGTACCGCGGGCGCGGCGCCGTGCGCGATGCCGGGCTGGCCCTCGGCATGCCCGATGACCAAATTGCCTCGATCGCCAAGCAGATGTGGCGGTTCAACGCCCGAGACTTCCGCCGTGCGCTCGAAGAAAAGCCAGAGCTTGAGGCGCTGGCCGCCGAGGTGCGCCAGTCGCAGCAACTCGACCTTCTGGTCGATCTCACCGCCCGACTCGACCGACTCCCCCGGCACATCTCGGTGCACCCGTGCGGCGTCATCCTCTCCGACGCGAGCCTGCTCGACCGCACCCCGGTACAGGCGTCCGGCATGGGCCTGCCCATGTCCCAATTCGACAAGCACGACATGGACCCGATGGGACTCATCAAGCTCGACATCCTCGGCGTACGCATGCAATCGGCCATGAAACACGCCGTTGAAGAGCACCGCCGGCTCACCGGGGAGAGCATCGACCTCGATCGGGTCCCCCTCGACGATCCCAAAACCTACGAGCTCATCCGGTCCACTCGAACGCTTGGAATCTTTCAAATCGAGTCACCGGGCCAGATGGAACTCGTGGGCAAGCTACAGCCAGAAGTCTTCAACGACCTCACGGTCGAGATCTCCCTGTTCCGTCCGGGGCCGATGAAGAACAACATGCCGCTCACCTACCTGCAGGCACGGCATGGCGAGGTGGCACCGGACTATATGCACCCCCGCTTCCGGCCCATTCTCGAGGAGACCCGCGGGGTCGTCATCTTCCACGAACAGGTCATGCGCCTGTTCGACGAGTTGACCGGGTGCGGCCTGGGCAAAGCGGATGTCTTTCGACGCCATCTGGGTAAACCGGAACAGCTCCCACAGATCGAGGCCTTCGTACGCGAACGCGCGCTTCTGCGCGGGTTCCCGCCGACGGTGATCGACCGGGTCTGGACCGTGCTTGCGGGGTTCGGCAGCTTCGGTTTTGCAAAGGCGCATGGTGCCGCCTTCGCCCTCCCGACCTACCAGTCCGCGTGGCTCAAGACCCACCACCCTGCGGAGTTCCTGGCCGGGTTGCTCACGCACGATCCGGGAATGTGGCCCAAAGACCTCATCGTGGCCGAGGCCCGCACCCTCGGGGTTCCCGTGCTCGGGCTCGATGTGCAGCGCAGCGCACTCGACTACCGTGTGGAAGAACTCGCCGACGGGACCCAGGGCATCCGTCTCGCCCTCCCCGAGCTGACCGGCAGCACAGAGACCGAGCGGGCGCGCATTATGCGACACCAGCCCTTCAGCTCCCTGCAGGACTTTCGCGACCGGGTTCGTCCCCGACGACGCACCTTCGAGGCGCTCGCCAGGGTCGGCGCCCTGGATTGCTTCATCGGTTACGACCGCACGCGTCGGCATGAGCTTCTGGCGCATATCCAGTCGCTGCGCGGCACCGCCGTGGCGATCACCGCGGAGCAGCTGGCCTTCGACGTGGAACTTCCCGTGCATGCCTATGCGGGAGATGGGGTGGGCGCGGTCACCTCGCTTGAGCTACGCGGCCGCACCCAGACCGACCTGGAACTTCTCGACCTGAACCTGGCCATTTCAGACCACCAGATGACCAGGTTTCACTCCCTCTTCACTGAGCTGGGGGTCACCCTGGCGTCTGAGCTGGGTAACCTGCCCGGCGGAACAGAGGTGCTTCTCGCCGGTGTGCGCCGGGCCACGAACACCCCGCCCATGCGGGGCGGCCGTCGTGTGGTGTTCATCAGTCTCGATGATGGCAGCGGACCGGTTTCAAATGTGGTCTTCTTCCATGACGCCCAAGAGCGCATCGGCGCGCACGTATTCCAAACGAAGTACATGCTCGTGCGGGGAAAGACCCGCCGGTCGGGAGCGAAGGGGGTTTCGGTCACGGGCGACAACCTGTGGGACCTCTTCGACGTTGCACGCGAGGTGCGGGAACGGCGCCAGCGGGAACGCGCCGCCCAACAGCTGGCCACGCTGGCCGCTCCGGAGGCCGACCGGCTCGCGGCACACCAGGCAGCCGAACACCTCAACGACGCGTCGGGGAACAGGTTCCCCGACGGTCGTCGGCACCTCCGGTCCGCCAGGCGGGCCTGA
- a CDS encoding transglycosylase domain-containing protein has product MVSNSTTMAVSAARTVRGALSGLLGFVALSAIVGVLVTASMTPVVAVSGLAASNTINAFEGLPDFVAIDALSQKSNIYASQTDGTPVLLASFYDQNRIDVAADAISQYAKDAAIAGEDPRFYEHGGIDLKGTLRATASTLSGGGIQGGSSITQQYVKNVLIQKCELIADKKKHDACYVNATETTPERKLREMRLAIGVEKRISKDDVLRQYFNIAGFGGRVYGIEAAANYYFNTTAANLTLVQAVSLVAIVNNPVKFQIDRPDSLSNGAANGYAANKQRRDYLLGAMLKYHKISAEEYAAAVVMPVEPVITEPSTGCQTAAANAFFCDYVTKILQNDPTFGEDPHARMLNFRRGGYSVYTTLDLDLQQAAVTAMTEQVPKTYPVGDLGAVITSVQVGTGRVLAMTQNKDYSQDPAVQATGANYTGINYNTDYAYGGSSGFQPGSSYKVFTLAQWLKEGHRLSERVDSRRQANWGTFQDSCLGPQNYDKQHWSPRNDQNESGANYSALESTIGSFNTGFIGMAKRLDLCGIRKTAEGFLVHRADGGPLLQSAATVIGTNEVAPLTMAVAFAGIANKGVTCSAIAIDSIVGRDGTAVPVPETQCIESVDPLVAEGMVYGMGRVMTRGTAQQSNANTRPWVPMIGKTGTTDDAKDTWMSGASSKVATVVAVVSLTGSVNQRRLKFSSGPVATARHRMWPAVMSVANAKYGGDNLVESAGMDAPTPTPTPRR; this is encoded by the coding sequence ATGGTCAGCAACTCGACGACAATGGCCGTTTCAGCGGCGCGTACGGTGCGCGGCGCACTCAGTGGGCTGCTCGGATTCGTGGCGTTGAGCGCAATCGTGGGGGTCCTCGTCACCGCGAGCATGACGCCCGTCGTCGCCGTTTCCGGTTTGGCGGCGTCAAACACCATCAACGCCTTTGAGGGGCTCCCCGACTTCGTCGCGATTGATGCCCTCTCCCAGAAGAGCAACATCTACGCGAGCCAGACCGACGGTACCCCGGTCCTGCTCGCTTCCTTCTATGACCAGAACCGCATCGACGTGGCCGCGGACGCGATCAGTCAGTATGCCAAGGACGCTGCCATTGCCGGTGAGGACCCGCGCTTCTACGAACACGGAGGAATCGATCTGAAGGGAACGCTGCGGGCGACGGCCTCGACCCTGTCCGGCGGGGGCATCCAGGGCGGTTCGTCGATCACCCAGCAGTACGTCAAGAACGTCCTGATTCAAAAGTGCGAGCTGATTGCCGACAAGAAGAAGCACGATGCGTGCTACGTGAACGCGACAGAGACAACCCCGGAGCGCAAGCTTCGGGAAATGCGGCTCGCCATCGGTGTGGAGAAGCGCATAAGCAAGGACGACGTCCTGCGCCAGTACTTCAACATTGCCGGGTTCGGTGGCAGGGTCTATGGGATAGAGGCCGCCGCCAATTACTACTTCAACACCACGGCAGCGAACCTCACGCTGGTGCAGGCGGTGAGCCTCGTGGCGATTGTGAACAACCCCGTCAAGTTTCAGATTGACCGACCGGACAGCCTCAGCAACGGAGCCGCCAACGGGTACGCGGCCAACAAACAGCGCAGGGACTACCTGCTCGGGGCGATGCTGAAATATCACAAGATTTCCGCCGAAGAGTATGCCGCGGCGGTGGTGATGCCCGTTGAGCCGGTCATTACTGAGCCCAGTACCGGGTGCCAGACCGCGGCAGCCAATGCCTTCTTCTGCGACTACGTCACGAAGATCCTGCAGAATGATCCCACGTTCGGGGAGGATCCCCACGCTCGCATGCTCAACTTTCGGCGTGGAGGCTACAGCGTCTACACGACGCTGGACCTGGACCTGCAACAGGCGGCCGTTACGGCGATGACGGAGCAGGTGCCGAAGACCTACCCGGTAGGCGACCTGGGGGCTGTCATCACGAGCGTGCAGGTCGGAACCGGTCGGGTCCTGGCTATGACGCAGAACAAAGATTACAGCCAGGACCCGGCCGTTCAGGCGACGGGCGCCAACTACACGGGCATCAACTACAACACCGACTATGCCTACGGAGGTTCCAGCGGCTTCCAACCCGGGTCGTCGTACAAGGTCTTCACCCTGGCACAGTGGTTGAAGGAAGGACACCGGCTCAGCGAACGGGTCGACTCCCGGCGCCAAGCCAACTGGGGGACGTTTCAGGACAGCTGCCTGGGGCCGCAGAATTACGACAAGCAGCACTGGAGTCCGCGGAACGACCAAAATGAGTCCGGCGCAAACTACAGCGCCCTTGAGTCCACGATCGGCTCGTTCAACACCGGGTTCATCGGAATGGCGAAGCGCCTGGACCTGTGCGGGATTCGGAAGACGGCGGAAGGTTTTCTCGTGCACCGCGCCGACGGGGGGCCGCTGTTGCAGAGTGCCGCGACGGTCATCGGTACGAACGAAGTCGCACCGCTCACGATGGCGGTCGCGTTTGCGGGGATCGCGAACAAGGGCGTCACGTGCAGCGCGATTGCGATTGACAGCATCGTGGGCCGGGACGGCACCGCTGTCCCCGTACCGGAAACGCAGTGTATCGAGTCGGTGGATCCGCTGGTCGCTGAGGGAATGGTGTACGGGATGGGCAGGGTGATGACGAGGGGGACGGCGCAGCAGTCGAATGCGAACACCCGTCCGTGGGTTCCGATGATCGGTAAGACCGGCACGACGGATGACGCGAAGGACACGTGGATGAGTGGCGCAAGCTCCAAGGTGGCGACCGTGGTGGCGGTCGTCAGCCTCACCGGATCTGTGAACCAGCGCCGGCTGAAATTTTCGAGCGGGCCGGTGGCGACGGCTCGGCACCGTATGTGGCCGGCGGTCATGTCGGTGGCCAACGCGAAGTACGGCGGTGACAATCTCGTTGAATCCGCCGGCATGGACGCGCCGACCCCCACTCCCACTCCGCGGCGTTAG
- a CDS encoding carboxylate-amine ligase gives MKQGAMMRTFGTEEEFMFLDRSTLRPQNVSAEVQSLLRGRSQSGSLGTEFVAPGFITPGFITPGFITPELVPPELVHSEFLTSQIEHSSPVFEHLDQAEATLLSFRSRLAAAAAAQDALAAGVGTPFQGSDSPEVTDTVRYRRVEAELRGLVPENLINGLHVHVGIPNRQAGVAALNHVRVWLPVLQALSGNSPFWNGRDTGFTSWRSIHARRWSTAGCPPHFADAADYDRRARSLIGVGGTLDLHTIWWGARLAEKYPTLEVRVCDAQLDTRSSLLLTALTRALVSTALADADRDTAPSRLEPELLDASLWHAARDGVQSNLLDPISGELAPARVVVTALFGAVSDALEEAGDADRVRELLDRFWRLGTGAERQRAAFATGGPRALGVLLRDSVSAAD, from the coding sequence ATGAAGCAGGGGGCGATGATGCGCACATTCGGCACGGAAGAGGAATTTATGTTCCTCGACCGCTCCACCCTGCGTCCGCAGAACGTGAGCGCAGAGGTTCAGTCGCTGCTCCGCGGGCGGTCGCAGTCGGGTTCCCTCGGCACCGAGTTCGTCGCCCCTGGGTTCATTACCCCTGGGTTCATTACCCCGGGGTTCATCACGCCAGAGCTCGTTCCGCCGGAGCTCGTTCACTCGGAATTCCTCACGTCGCAAATCGAGCATTCCAGTCCGGTCTTCGAACACCTCGATCAGGCCGAAGCGACCCTGCTGTCCTTCCGGTCGCGGTTGGCCGCCGCGGCAGCGGCGCAGGACGCTCTGGCGGCCGGTGTCGGCACGCCCTTTCAGGGATCGGACTCGCCGGAGGTCACCGACACGGTCCGGTACCGCCGGGTCGAGGCTGAGCTCCGCGGCCTCGTCCCCGAGAATCTCATCAACGGCCTTCACGTGCACGTGGGGATCCCGAACCGGCAAGCGGGGGTTGCCGCGCTCAACCACGTGCGGGTGTGGCTTCCCGTCTTGCAGGCCTTGTCCGGTAATTCCCCGTTCTGGAACGGCCGCGACACCGGTTTCACCAGTTGGCGAAGCATCCACGCCAGACGCTGGTCAACGGCCGGCTGTCCGCCGCACTTCGCGGACGCGGCCGATTATGATCGACGCGCCAGAAGCCTGATCGGTGTCGGGGGCACACTTGACCTGCATACGATCTGGTGGGGTGCCCGCCTGGCCGAGAAATACCCGACGCTTGAGGTGCGCGTGTGCGATGCCCAACTCGACACGCGGAGCTCACTACTCTTGACGGCGCTCACCCGCGCGTTGGTCTCAACGGCCCTCGCGGATGCCGATCGGGATACCGCTCCCTCGCGCCTGGAGCCGGAACTCCTCGATGCCTCCCTCTGGCACGCCGCGCGCGATGGCGTGCAGTCGAACCTTCTCGACCCGATCTCGGGCGAGCTCGCCCCGGCCCGCGTGGTCGTCACCGCGCTGTTCGGAGCGGTGTCCGATGCGCTCGAGGAGGCCGGCGACGCCGACCGGGTGCGCGAGCTTCTCGACCGATTCTGGCGTCTCGGCACCGGCGCCGAGCGCCAGCGTGCGGCGTTCGCCACCGGCGGTCCCCGTGCGCTCGGCGTTTTGCTGCGCGACTCAGTCAGCGCGGCCGACTAG
- a CDS encoding NADP-dependent oxidoreductase — translation MSPRRSSALRAVSVTAFGGVDTLEIIETERPQPGPGEVLVEVLAAGINHVEAFLRQGRYQNEFPVELPIGQGSDFAGLVVATGEGVTSFTKGSEVLGHTSMASHATFVVVPATSLVAKPAALSWEVAGSLFLAGFAANDAVQAVGVGQGDVVVISAAAGGVGSIEAHLAMARGATVIGTCGERNFDYLRQIGVKPVVYGDGLAERIRAVAPGGVAAYLDNFGKDNIDVSDELGVSRSRFRSSENRRDVELRAMAPSPEDAVAQTRVLARIAGFAADRTVNVLISGFYPFDRVREAFDDLEKHHARGKIVLGMRPVDDSFHGFGYRKVRDVHERS, via the coding sequence ATGAGTCCCCGACGTAGCTCCGCCCTCCGCGCCGTCAGTGTCACCGCCTTCGGCGGAGTCGACACCCTTGAGATCATCGAGACGGAACGCCCGCAACCGGGTCCGGGCGAGGTGCTCGTCGAAGTGCTCGCCGCTGGCATCAACCACGTCGAGGCCTTCCTCCGCCAGGGCCGGTACCAGAACGAGTTCCCCGTCGAGCTCCCGATCGGGCAGGGCAGCGATTTTGCTGGCCTCGTCGTCGCGACGGGCGAGGGTGTCACGAGCTTCACGAAGGGATCGGAGGTGCTCGGTCACACGAGCATGGCCTCGCACGCGACCTTCGTCGTGGTGCCGGCCACGTCTCTCGTCGCGAAGCCGGCCGCGCTCTCCTGGGAGGTTGCGGGCAGCCTTTTCCTGGCCGGATTCGCCGCGAACGACGCCGTTCAGGCTGTGGGAGTGGGGCAGGGCGACGTCGTGGTTATTTCCGCGGCCGCCGGAGGAGTCGGCAGCATCGAGGCGCACCTCGCGATGGCGCGCGGCGCGACCGTGATCGGCACGTGCGGTGAGCGCAATTTCGACTACCTGAGGCAGATCGGCGTGAAACCAGTTGTCTACGGCGACGGCCTCGCCGAACGGATCAGGGCGGTTGCCCCGGGCGGAGTCGCCGCGTATCTCGATAACTTCGGAAAAGACAACATCGATGTCTCGGACGAGCTCGGCGTGAGTCGCTCGCGATTCCGGTCGAGCGAGAACAGACGAGATGTGGAATTGCGCGCGATGGCGCCGAGCCCGGAAGACGCAGTGGCGCAGACCAGGGTGCTCGCGCGCATCGCCGGCTTCGCCGCTGATCGCACGGTGAACGTGCTGATCTCGGGCTTCTACCCCTTCGACCGGGTGCGGGAGGCGTTTGACGACCTCGAGAAGCACCACGCGCGCGGCAAGATCGTGCTCGGCATGCGGCCGGTCGACGATTCCTTCCACGGGTTCGGCTACCGCAAGGTGCGGGACGTGCACGAACGGTCCTAG
- a CDS encoding DUF4232 domain-containing protein — MFSRRVRGPSRRIGLACLAAGVVLLAGCAAPPLPFSVSPTPTPTATPTASPSPPSTATATATAGVAVCGPNTLALSLQSRPYDSGAGNFFWDLQLTNNSSVECTVEGFPAVSLVSANSGAVIGAVSSEEPGRWFPVAVVPLAPGASAFSLLHLGQAGAYNCTVVPVTELTVTLPDWTDPRQVATPKPIDGCDDTSTTIVRSGPLAPSRVVF; from the coding sequence ATGTTCAGTAGAAGAGTTCGGGGGCCCAGCCGCAGGATCGGGTTGGCCTGCCTGGCCGCCGGGGTCGTGCTTCTCGCCGGATGCGCCGCCCCGCCACTGCCCTTCAGCGTTTCCCCGACGCCAACACCCACGGCCACGCCGACCGCGTCGCCCTCCCCGCCATCAACGGCAACCGCAACCGCGACCGCCGGTGTCGCCGTCTGCGGGCCCAACACGCTCGCGCTGTCCCTGCAGTCTCGTCCGTACGACAGCGGCGCCGGGAACTTTTTCTGGGATCTGCAGCTGACCAACAACAGTTCGGTCGAATGCACCGTCGAGGGCTTCCCGGCCGTCTCCCTGGTCAGCGCGAACTCCGGCGCCGTGATCGGGGCCGTCTCCAGCGAGGAACCCGGCCGCTGGTTCCCCGTCGCCGTCGTGCCGTTGGCGCCGGGGGCATCCGCTTTCAGCCTGCTTCACCTCGGTCAGGCCGGCGCCTACAACTGCACGGTCGTGCCGGTCACCGAACTCACGGTCACGCTGCCGGACTGGACGGACCCGCGCCAGGTGGCCACACCCAAACCCATCGACGGCTGCGACGACACCAGTACGACCATCGTGCGTTCCGGCCCGCTGGCGCCGTCCCGGGTCGTCTTCTAG